Proteins from one Triplophysa dalaica isolate WHDGS20190420 chromosome 6, ASM1584641v1, whole genome shotgun sequence genomic window:
- the LOC130424997 gene encoding embryonic polyadenylate-binding protein A-like — translation MDSLMCQDLLGRPMRIMFSQRDSTLRTTGVGNIFIKGLASSIDGARLHDSFSIFGKILSCKVVCDAHGSKGYGFVHFATFEAAEKAIKALDGMLLDDQLVSIGHFKTFQERHVEQQVMAQDNERHYPGVSLYVCNLPYSFSEQQLYRAFSPFGSIISAKLMMEAGRSRGFGFVSFSTLNDATTAASVMNGRVVQKRLDVQPENQLALQPVSRQTAACDLAQSQ, via the exons ATGGACAGCCTTATGtgtcaggatcttctgggcagacccatgcggatcatgttctcccagcgtgattccactctgaggacgactggggtcgggaacatcttcatcaagggtctggccagcagcatcgatggtgcccgccttcatgacagcttctcaatttttgggaagatcctgtcctgcaag gtggtctgcgatgcacatggatccaaaggttatggattcgtccactttgccacctttgaagcggcagagaaggccatcaaagcgcttgatggcatgttgttggacgaccagctagt gtccattggccactttaaaacctttcaagAGCGTCATGTTGAGCAGCAGGTCATGGCTCAGGACAATGAGAGGCACTACCCG ggggtgagtctgtacgtgtgtAACCTGCCCTacagcttcagtgagcagcagctgtacagagcgttttcaccctttggaagcatcatcagtgccaag ttgatgatggaggccggacgcagccgaggctTTGGATtcgtcagcttctccaccctcaaCGATGCGACCACGGCCGCGTCTGTCATGAACGGGCgtgtg gttcaaaaacgccttgacgttcAGCCTGAAAACCAGCTCGCGCTCCAGCCcgtcagtcgacagacagcAGCGTGCGACCTCGCTCAGAGTCAGTAG
- the LOC130424998 gene encoding polyadenylate-binding protein 1-like: MDSLMCQDLLGRPMRIMFSQRDSTLRTTGVGNIFIKGLASSIDGARLHDSFSIFGKILSCKVVCDAHGSKGYGFVHFATFEAAEKAIKALDGMLLDDQLVFQERHVEQQVMAQDNERHYPGVSLYVCNLPYSFSEQQLYRAFSPFGSIISAKLMMEAGRSRGFGFVSFSTLNDATTAASVMNGRVVQKRLDVQPENQLALQPVSRQTAACDLAQSQ, from the exons ATGGACAGCCTTATGtgtcaggatcttctgggcagacccatgcggatcatgttctcccagcgtgattccactctgaggacgactggggtcgggaacatcttcatcaagggtctggccagcagcatcgatggtgcccgccttcatgacagcttctcaatttttgggaagatcctgtcctgcaag gtggtctgcgatgcacatggatccaaaggttatggattcgtccactttgccacctttgaagcggcagagaaggccatcaaagcgcttgatggcatgttgttggacgaccagctagtg tttcaagAGCGTCATGTTGAGCAGCAGGTCATGGCTCAGGACAATGAGAGGCACTACCCG ggggtgagtctgtacgtgtgtAACCTGCCCTacagcttcagtgagcagcagctgtacagagcgttttcaccctttggaagcatcatcagtgccaag ttgatgatggaggccggacgcagccgaggctTTGGATtcgtcagcttctccaccctcaaCGATGCGACCACCGCCGCGTCTGTCATGAACGGGCgagtg gttcaaaaacgccttgacgttcAGCCTGAAAACCAGCTCGCGCTCCAGCCcgtcagtcgacagacagcAGCGTGCGACCTCGCTCAGAGTCAGTAG
- the LOC130424999 gene encoding embryonic polyadenylate-binding protein A-like, whose amino-acid sequence MDSLMCQDLLGRPMRIMFSQRDSTLRTTGVGNIFIKGLASSIDGARLHDSFSIFGKILSCKVVCDAHGSKGYGFVHFATFEAAEKAIKALDGMLLDDQLVSIGHFKTFQERHVEQQVMAQDNERHYPVSLYVCNLPYSFSEQQLYRAFSPFGSIISAKLMMEAGRSRGFGFVSFSTLNDATTAASVMNGRVVQKRLDVQPENQLALQPVSRQTAACDLAQSQ is encoded by the exons ATGGACAGCCTTATGtgtcaggatcttctgggcagacccatgcggatcatgttctcccagcgtgattccactctgaggacgactggggtcgggaacatcttcatcaagggtctggccagcagcatcgatggtgcccgccttcatgacagcttctcaatttttgggaagatcctgtcctgcaag gtggtctgcgatgcacatggatccaaaggttatggattcgtccactttgccacctttgaagcggcagagaaggccatcaaagcgcttgatggcatgttgttggacgaccagctagt gtccattggccactttaaaacctttcaagAGCGTCATGTTGAGCAGCAGGTCATGGCTCAGGACAATGAGAGGCACTACCCG gtgagtctgtacgtgtgtaacctgccctatagcttcagtgagcagcagctgtacagagcgttttcaccctttggaagcatcatcagtgccaag ttgatgatggaggccggacgcagccgaggctTTGGATtcgtcagcttctccaccctcaaCGATGCGACCACCGCCGCGTCTGTCATGAACGGGCgagtg gttcaaaaacgccttgacgttcAGCCTGAAAACCAGCTCGCGCTCCAGCCcgtcagtcgacagacagcAGCGTGCGACCTCGCTCAGAGTCAGTAG